One window from the genome of Pseudomonas sp. L5B5 encodes:
- a CDS encoding type II toxin-antitoxin system HicB family antitoxin — MYAYPVIMHLENGHPRISCIDVPGMACVGDTPEQAMADAVIALEIALSLYVMQRMSIPLPSPRAPGQVLVRLPTLSVAKVALWNAMLRQRVSKAEMARRLGVNRPQVDRLVNLLHRSKIEKVEQALRVLGWRIEVALVRGT; from the coding sequence ATGTACGCATATCCTGTGATCATGCACCTGGAAAACGGCCACCCTCGGATCAGCTGCATCGATGTGCCCGGCATGGCTTGCGTCGGCGATACGCCGGAGCAGGCCATGGCAGATGCGGTGATCGCCCTGGAAATCGCCCTGTCGTTGTATGTCATGCAGCGGATGTCCATTCCGCTGCCCTCGCCCCGTGCCCCGGGGCAAGTGCTGGTGCGTTTGCCGACGCTGAGCGTGGCCAAGGTGGCGCTGTGGAATGCCATGCTCAGGCAACGGGTGAGCAAGGCGGAGATGGCCAGGCGCCTGGGGGTGAACCGGCCCCAGGTGGACAGGTTGGTGAACCTGCTGCACCGGTCGAAGATCGAGAAGGTGGAGCAAGCATTGCGGGTCCTGGGATGGCGAATCGAGGTTGCCCTGGTGCGGGGCACCTAG
- a CDS encoding glutathione binding-like protein, producing MTELSAFAVTRKWPAQFPEWIQLYSLPTPNGVKVSIMLEEIGLPYEAHRVSFDTQDQMTPEFLSVSPNNKIPAILDPHGPGDQPLALFESGAILIYLADKSGQLLVQESAARYETIQWLMFQMGGIGPMFGQVGFFNKFAGREYEDKRPLERYVNEAKRLLGVLDKHLQGRDWIMGERYTIADIATFPWIRNLIGFYEAGELVGIDQFANVQRVLERFLARPAVIRGLEIPKVA from the coding sequence ATGACCGAACTTTCCGCTTTTGCCGTCACCCGGAAATGGCCCGCGCAATTTCCCGAGTGGATCCAGTTGTATTCGCTGCCGACCCCCAACGGGGTCAAGGTCTCGATCATGCTCGAAGAGATCGGCCTGCCTTACGAGGCCCATCGGGTCAGCTTCGATACCCAGGACCAGATGACGCCCGAGTTCCTCAGTGTCAGCCCCAACAACAAGATCCCGGCGATCCTCGATCCCCATGGCCCGGGCGACCAGCCGCTGGCACTGTTCGAGTCCGGGGCGATCCTGATCTACCTGGCCGACAAGAGCGGACAACTGCTGGTCCAGGAGTCGGCGGCCCGTTATGAAACCATTCAGTGGCTGATGTTCCAGATGGGCGGCATCGGCCCGATGTTCGGCCAGGTGGGTTTCTTCAACAAGTTCGCCGGCAGGGAATACGAAGACAAGCGCCCCCTGGAGCGCTATGTGAACGAAGCCAAGCGCCTGCTCGGCGTGCTCGACAAGCACCTGCAGGGGCGCGACTGGATCATGGGCGAGCGCTACACCATCGCCGACATCGCCACCTTCCCGTGGATCCGCAACCTGATCGGCTTCTACGAAGCCGGCGAGTTGGTGGGCATCGACCAATTCGCCAACGTGCAGCGGGTACTGGAGCGCTTCCTGGCCCGGCCAGCGGTGATCCGCGGCCTGGAAATCCCCAAGGTGGCCTGA
- a CDS encoding histidine phosphatase family protein, whose product MSLPRRLARSVLHRRYLPLPALLLGSALCLSLESSISRAQPVDGTQTLVFLRHAEKPAGGLGQLNCQGLNRAIDLASLLPEKFGKAQYVFAADPTRNVEEGELDNSYSYIRPLMTISPSAIKLGLPVNIDFAANDTSDLADELLHDRYHNSIIYTAWSHGYLPELINKVAEEAVGEKRPITEDWASNDFDSLYVLTLVWRDGKASLHSQSYKQGLDNGAQDCPS is encoded by the coding sequence ATGAGCCTGCCCCGCCGCCTTGCCCGCTCCGTCCTGCACCGCCGCTACCTGCCGCTCCCGGCCCTGCTGCTGGGCAGCGCGTTGTGCCTGTCCCTGGAATCCAGCATCAGCCGCGCGCAACCGGTGGATGGCACCCAGACCCTGGTTTTTTTGCGCCACGCGGAAAAACCCGCCGGCGGCCTCGGCCAGCTCAACTGCCAGGGCCTGAACCGGGCCATCGACCTGGCCTCGCTGCTGCCGGAAAAGTTCGGCAAGGCGCAGTACGTGTTCGCCGCCGACCCGACGCGCAACGTCGAGGAAGGCGAGTTGGACAACTCCTACAGCTACATCCGCCCCCTGATGACCATCAGCCCCAGTGCCATCAAGCTCGGCCTGCCGGTGAACATCGATTTTGCCGCCAACGACACCAGCGACCTGGCGGACGAGCTGCTGCACGATCGCTACCACAACTCGATCATCTACACCGCCTGGTCCCACGGTTACCTGCCGGAGTTGATCAACAAGGTCGCCGAAGAGGCCGTGGGCGAGAAACGCCCGATCACCGAAGACTGGGCGTCCAACGACTTCGACTCGCTGTATGTGCTGACCCTGGTCTGGCGCGACGGCAAGGCGAGCCTGCACAGCCAGAGCTACAAGCAGGGCCTGGACAACGGCGCGCAGGATTGCCCGAGCTGA
- a CDS encoding permease → MSNLASTQPARGWSFWWKPLLFLLIAAIGLYYVKWSPYYFKAFVAADSHSIGASILNDQQSSPWSAALAYAQVYFLAIWKAAVLAVILGSLLQVLIPRDWLLRLFGRAGFGSTLRGGLFALPGMMCSCCAAPVAAGLRRQNVSVGAALAFWIANPVLNPATLVFMGFVLGWGFSALRLVAGIVLVLGVSLIAQRVARPEQLPEAAVDAVVQASTANEEPFLARWGKTLWQLFWSTIPIYIVAVLLLGAARVWLFPHIDGAMGDSLLWLVPLAIAGTLFVIPTAAEIPIVQTMMTLGLGTGPAVALLMTLPSISLPSLLMLRKDFDTRVLVTVAVLTMLVGIVCGLVGAALL, encoded by the coding sequence ATGTCCAACCTCGCCTCCACCCAGCCCGCCCGTGGCTGGTCGTTCTGGTGGAAACCCCTGCTGTTCCTGCTGATCGCCGCTATCGGCCTGTACTACGTGAAGTGGTCGCCCTACTACTTCAAGGCCTTCGTCGCTGCCGACAGCCACAGCATCGGCGCCTCGATCCTCAACGATCAGCAAAGCTCACCCTGGAGCGCCGCCCTGGCCTATGCCCAGGTGTACTTCCTGGCGATCTGGAAAGCCGCGGTGCTGGCGGTGATCCTCGGCTCCCTGCTGCAAGTGCTGATCCCCCGGGACTGGTTGCTGCGCCTGTTCGGCCGCGCAGGCTTCGGCTCGACCCTGCGCGGCGGGCTGTTCGCTCTGCCGGGCATGATGTGTTCCTGCTGCGCCGCTCCGGTAGCCGCCGGCCTGCGCCGGCAGAACGTGTCGGTGGGCGCGGCGCTGGCCTTCTGGATCGCCAACCCGGTGCTCAACCCCGCAACCCTGGTGTTCATGGGCTTTGTCCTGGGCTGGGGTTTCAGCGCCCTGCGCCTGGTGGCGGGCATCGTCCTGGTGCTGGGGGTATCGCTGATCGCCCAGCGCGTGGCTCGGCCCGAGCAATTGCCGGAAGCCGCGGTGGATGCGGTGGTGCAAGCCAGCACGGCGAACGAAGAACCCTTCCTGGCACGCTGGGGCAAGACCCTGTGGCAGCTGTTCTGGAGCACCATCCCGATCTATATCGTGGCGGTCCTGCTGCTGGGCGCGGCGCGGGTCTGGCTGTTCCCGCATATCGACGGGGCCATGGGCGACAGCCTGCTGTGGCTGGTGCCCCTGGCGATTGCCGGCACCTTGTTCGTGATTCCTACCGCCGCGGAAATCCCCATCGTGCAGACCATGATGACCCTGGGCCTGGGCACCGGCCCCGCCGTGGCCCTGCTAATGACCCTGCCCAGCATCAGCCTGCCGTCGCTGTTGATGCTGCGCAAGGATTTCGACACCCGGGTGCTGGTCACCGTCGCCGTGTTGACCATGTTGGTGGGCATCGTCTGCGGCCTGGTCGGCGCCGCCCTGCTGTAA
- a CDS encoding HlyD family secretion protein — protein sequence MSETVNPTTNAIASAPEPSGPPTLPATEPRPLAVRIISSLGFAAIAIVGVLIVLYAWQLPPFSSAIESTENALVRGQVTIIGPQLSGYVFEVPVQDFQHVKAGDLLVRLDDRIYQQRLDQSLAQLAVQKASLANNLQQRNSAEATIKLRQAALADSQAQARKSAADLSRNEALIADGSVSRRELDVTRAANAQTVAAVAQAQAQLEIARQDLQTVIVNRGSLEAAVANAEAAVQLARIDLSNTRVLAPRDGQLGQIGVRLGAYVNSGAQLMALVPDQLWVIANMKETQMDNVRLGQPVNFTVDALNHRKFTGKVQLISPATGSEFALLQADNATGNFVKIAQRVPVRITVDPDQPGLERLRPGLSVVVSIDTSITPGATDL from the coding sequence ATGAGCGAAACCGTCAATCCCACCACCAATGCCATCGCATCGGCCCCCGAACCCAGTGGCCCGCCGACCCTTCCCGCCACCGAGCCCCGGCCGCTGGCGGTGCGGATCATCTCGTCCCTGGGGTTTGCCGCGATCGCCATCGTCGGTGTGCTGATCGTGCTCTACGCCTGGCAGTTGCCGCCGTTTTCAAGCGCCATCGAAAGCACCGAGAACGCCCTGGTGCGCGGCCAGGTGACCATCATCGGCCCGCAGCTCAGCGGGTATGTGTTCGAAGTGCCGGTGCAGGACTTCCAGCACGTCAAGGCCGGCGACCTGCTGGTGCGCCTGGACGACCGCATCTACCAGCAGCGCCTGGACCAGTCCCTGGCCCAGCTGGCGGTGCAGAAGGCCTCCCTGGCCAATAACCTGCAACAGCGCAACAGTGCCGAAGCCACCATCAAGCTGCGCCAGGCGGCCCTGGCCGATAGCCAGGCCCAGGCGCGCAAGAGCGCCGCGGACCTGTCGCGCAACGAGGCGTTGATCGCCGACGGCTCGGTGTCGCGCCGTGAGCTGGACGTGACCCGCGCCGCCAATGCCCAGACCGTGGCGGCGGTGGCCCAGGCCCAGGCCCAGCTGGAAATTGCCCGCCAGGACCTGCAGACCGTGATCGTCAATCGCGGCTCCCTGGAGGCGGCGGTGGCCAACGCTGAAGCGGCGGTGCAACTGGCGCGCATCGACCTGTCCAACACTCGGGTCCTGGCGCCGCGCGATGGCCAGCTGGGGCAGATCGGCGTGCGCCTGGGGGCCTACGTCAACTCCGGGGCGCAGTTGATGGCCCTGGTGCCGGACCAGCTGTGGGTGATCGCCAACATGAAGGAAACCCAGATGGACAACGTCCGGTTGGGGCAACCGGTGAACTTCACCGTGGATGCGTTGAACCATCGCAAGTTCACCGGCAAGGTGCAGCTGATCTCGCCGGCCACTGGCTCGGAATTCGCCTTGCTCCAGGCGGACAACGCCACCGGCAACTTCGTCAAGATCGCCCAGCGGGTACCGGTGCGCATCACCGTCGACCCCGACCAGCCAGGGCTTGAACGCCTGCGCCCGGGCCTGTCGGTGGTGGTCAGCATCGACACCTCAATCACCCCTGGCGCTACAGACCTGTAG